The genomic window TAGAGCCGACACCCGGGCCGCGGCTGCGCGCCACCTGCCCTTATTCGCTGCGGACAGACTCGGTGGGTCTGGACGCGAGATGGGAACCCCCTTAGTACCCGCCCCAGCCTCCAGCTGGCGGCGACCAGGACGCCCCTTCTTGGGTTGCGGGCTCTTCTGAATTTCCCAAATTCTGGACGTGAACGCGGGCCTCTTTCGTCACCAGAGGAAagtgtaaaacaaaagaaaagaaaagtagccCTCCGGTTCCTTTCCCGCGGCACCTCCCTGCTCTCACCCGCTCCTCATACCCCCGGACGCCCAGCGCCGTCCAGGGACCTCCTCCCTCCGGCGCGCCAGGGCGGGGCTTGGGCCGAGGCCGTCTTTGCAAAGGGCGCCCGCCCGCCAGGACCCCAGTCCAGTGTAGCCGCGGCCCGCGCGCTCCGGGGAAAGGCTGGGCGGGGCACTCACCTCCACGCGCTCCTCGCGAAGGCGGATGCGGCCGGCCAGGCGCTCGCGCGTACTCACGTCAGGATACTGGTTCTGCACGAAAAGCGCCTCGAGCGCCTGCAGCTGCTCTTCGCTGAAGATGGTGCGGTGGCGCCTCGTGCGCCGCTGCGAACCCGGGCCGACCGCGCCCGGGAGCGCCCCGGAACCTCCGGCTGGCGCACCCAGAGACAAGGGCACCGCCGGTCCCAGCCTCAGCGGCCACGCCAGACGAGCGCCTGCGGAGCGAGGGCGCGGTGAGGCGCGGGGCTGGGGCCAAGCTCGGCACCCACTGCGCCGCGCCCCGGGCTCCGCCGGGCCCCGCGCCCCGCTCCGCGCCCACTCACCCAGCCCGGCGGCCGCCTCTGGGGGCCCGCAGGGCGCCGCGCGGGGgccgcagcagcagcagcaggcgcAGGGCGCAGCCTCGGGCGCCCCGGGCTCCTCTGGCTTCGCGGGGCTCTGGCGACCGGCGGGCTGCGGTGGGCAGGCGGCCCGGGCCGGGAGGCTCCGCTCGGGcaggctggagaggatgtgctCGATGGAGAAGGGGCAGGGCCGCCCGGCACCCCGGCGGCTCGCCGCGCCCCCAGCCgctgccgccatgcccggcccgGCCGGGGCGCCGCCGCCGCGGGAATATATACGTCGGGGAGGGAGCGCGCAGTAATCCCCGGGCCGGGCGTCCAGTCCACGCGGGTTAATCCCGCAGCGCCGGCCGCGAACGCGCTAATCCTCGACTGCGGCGGCCCTGCCTCCGCGCGCGGGGGCCGGGGGCGCTGCAGAGAGGGCCCCCtgtgccccccaccccgccccgcgtCCTCCTGCCCCACCCGCGCCCGCCGCTCAAGCTGGCAGGGCGACCTGCGGGGAAGGGGCGGAGGGCCGCCTCGCCGCCGCCCGCGGGGCCTGGCAGCCGCTCGGAGGGCGCCCCGACCCTGGCAGCTCCCCAGAGCGCGGCGGTGCCTCCCGGCCCAGCCTCTGGTGGCTCCCCCTCGTTCGGCTGGGCCTAATTCCTCGTCCCCTCTGGGGCCCTACTGCGGCGGCTCAGCACGCCTGCAGAAGCTCGGCCTAGCCGCCCACCCGAAACTCCTGGACCGCAGCCTCCATGGGGCCCAGCACCACCGGCAACCGCACGATCCCGCCGCGCTCGGGTCCCGAACCTGCCCGCCACCTCGGAGCCAGGGTCTCATGGCCCTGGAGGGCGTGAGAGCGCGGCAGGAAGCCTGGGCTGCCGGGTGCCCCCAGTTCTCCGTCTCCTCACCTGTGTCAAGGAGACCTCCCCGCCCCTTCCGAGGCCCCTCCTCGGTGCTTCAGAGCCGCCTGTCCTCCAGCTTTCCCACTGGTCCCAGAATCCCCGCGAAAACATCCAACACTGCACCTCGCCCTTCCCCGCACTGTCACTGCCCCCCAGAAGCTGTGGGCTCCCCCTCCTCGCTCTCCGCCCAGGCCAGTCCTCTGGCCACACCGTCCTCGGTCCCTTCTGCCACAGCGCAGGTGACCCGCACTTGGCTACATTGTTTCACCCTCAGTGAAGCGGCTCCTGGCAGCGGGACCGTCACTTCAGCTTAAGACCCTTTCCTCTTGACCTTTGAAAATACAGTATGGGACTCATAGCACAGAGAAACAGACGGCCTGGCTCATACTCCGTTGTCAATTTCTGGCCGTGTGACCTCCATAGGCGTCTTCAGCCTCTGGGCTTGGCTTTCCCAATCTGTAAAGTGTAGTGACTAGGTGTGAGACGGTTAGAACCTGGCCGCCTCCCCAGGGCAATGCGTATTCCTGCGCTCCTCCCGCCGCCAGCCCCTCTGCAAGACTCTGCCATCCCCACTCTGCTATCAGTGAAAGTGCTGTGGACATCACTGTGACCGAACCTGCTGATTTAATTTCTGTCACAAGAGCTCCCACATAGGTTTCCCAGGGGTAGTCTGGAGGCTCAGTGATGAGCTGCCACCTCCATGAGTGGCTCTGTCAACCCCTCCTCCACCCACCTCTTGGTGGTAGAATGGCTGCCACAGCCCCACACTTTTCATCTCCTCCCATGGCCCTTTGGATGGCCATGGATCCCTCCTCCCTCAGCAGACCTCCCTCACAGAACTGCATCTGGACCATCCTCCAAAATCAGAGTGCTGCTATGATGGGGGAGGCAGGGTCATTGGTCAGGAGAGCCAGCCCAACATTTGCTGAGCCCTCTTCCTCCTAGCCCTGGCCATTCCTTCATCCTTTCCCATTCTCACCCTCAATACCTATTCCAGCCTTGGAGCTCCAGACACCATCTTTGTGACAGTGACTCACAAGtgcacctccagcctggcctctctctctgcTCCACGCTCTTGTTTCTGGAGCCTGCTCCACATCTCCATCTCCACTACCAATAAAGTTCTCCCAGTCACCATGCCAGAAAGGAACTCAAGGTCTTCTCAAAATCCCTTTCTTACCCTATGTTCTCCACTTTTACAAATGGGCCACTGCCCACCTGTCCATCTCTAGTGCTCATTCTCTTCTACCTATTTGCCTCTGCGTGTGCCCTGCCTCTTTACCAGTCCACCTTGGTAAATGGCCCACTGTGGCactttttcaaaaagtttattttctattttgcattattttttgagacagggtcttgctctgtcacccaggctggagtgcagtggtgtgatcatggctcactgcagccttggcatcctgagctcaagtgatcctcctgcctcagcctcccaagtagctgggactacaggtgcaccaccatgctcagctaatgtttctgttttgggggggttttgccacgttgcctaggctggtctcaaactgccgagctcaagcaatccgcctgccttagcctcccaaagtgttgggattacaggcatgagccaccgtgcctgcctggcctgcccccctcccttttttttttttttttttttttttgagacggagtctcgctctgtcgtccaggctggagtgcagtggcatgatctcagctcactgcaagctccacctcccgggttcacgccattctcctgcctcagcctcccgagtagctgggactacaggcgcctgccaccatgcccagctattttttttttttgtatttttattagagacggggtttcaccatgttagccaggatggtctcgatctcctgaccttgtgatctgcccgcctcggcctcccaaagtgctgggattacacgcccggccttttttgtttgtttttttacttttgagacagggtctcgctctttcacccaggctggagtgcagtgggtgaccatagctcactgcagcctctgaacACCTGGGCTTAAGAggttctcccacctcggcctcccaagtagttgggagcacaggcacacgccaccatgcctggctaatttaaaaaaaattatagatagggtctcactatgttgcccaggctggtctagaacttctgacctcaagcaatccacctgcctcagcctcccaaagctctgaggttacaggtgtgagccaccgtgcctggccactctGGCGCCTCTGAAACATGCTGGCAGGTTCTCTGATGCTGCTCCCTTTGGGAGTTTAATTGGGTTTCTTCCTGAAACATGGGCTGGCCTTCACGACTTGCTTGTAATCCATAGAATGCAGCAGAACTGACATCGTGTGGTTTCTGAGGCCAAGTCACACACAGAGTCACACAGATCAGATCAGCAACCcaactccttctctctctctcacacatctTGGGATGCTTGATCTTTAcacccagccaccatgctgtgaggggCACAGGCAGCCTCGGGAGAGGATAGGCGTGTTCCTGCCAGCAGCACCAGCTGAAGGACCCATCCACCCCCTGCACGGGTCACCTACAAGTGAGTGAGGAAGCCTTCCAGATGGCTCTGGCCCCGGCCACCATTGGACTGCAACCACAGGAGACACCAAAACTGAGAATCCCCTCCCTGAGCCCAGTCAAGCCCCATGactatgaaatataataaaatagatgATGCTGGGTGTTTTTACTGCACCAAGTTTGATGTGGTTTGTTATATAACTATAGATAAGCAGAACGGGATCTGGTACTGGAAGTGGGGTGGGTGCTGCTGATACAAAACCTAAATCATGTGACATTGGCTTTGGGATGGGGCAGTGTCCAGGAGCTGGGAGGACCTTGCAGAGGCTGACAGTGGGGACTTAGAGGAAAGTGAAGAAATTGTTACTGGAAGATGGAGGAAAGAAGACCATTGTTATGCAGTGGCAGGAAGTTTAGCAACATTGTCACCTGTAGCCAAATAGGAAATAGAA from Homo sapiens chromosome 22, GRCh38.p14 Primary Assembly includes these protein-coding regions:
- the GSC2 gene encoding homeobox protein goosecoid-2; amino-acid sequence: MAAAAGGAASRRGAGRPCPFSIEHILSSLPERSLPARAACPPQPAGRQSPAKPEEPGAPEAAPCACCCCCGPRAAPCGPPEAAAGLGARLAWPLRLGPAVPLSLGAPAGGSGALPGAVGPGSQRRTRRHRTIFSEEQLQALEALFVQNQYPDVSTRERLAGRIRLREERVEVWFKNRRAKWRHQKRASASARLLPGVKKSPKGSC